ACATGACGACTTTCCACACAATTCTGTCCTACGGAAACGCACAGAAGCCCTTGAGGCAATCAGCTCGCTGAGAGTGCTTTCCACACAATTCTGTCCTACGGAAACAGAAGTGATTAGAGCGGAGGAAGGCCCAAGGTAACCCTTTCCACACAATTCTGTCCTACGGAAACACATCACAAACCGCTCCTGGCCGACCTGGACGAAGTAACTTTCCACACAATTCTGTCCTACGGAAACCAGAGAAATTCGGGGCTTTCAAGATTCCGGACGACAACTTTCCACACAATTCTGTCCTACGGAAACTGCAGTTGCACGTGCCGTTGCTAATCCCCGTCCAGTTCACGCTTTCCACACAATTCTGTCCTACGGAAACAAAACGCTGTTTTCGTCCTCCTCTTCGACTTCGAAATCGACTTTCCACACAATTCTGTCCTACGGAAACATGTTCGAGGAGGTTGAGAAGAATGGAGGCTGAAAAGGTCTTTCCACACAATTCTGTCCTACGGAAACAAGGAGGTGAAGACATGAGCACCCGCCTCTTTGACGTCTTTCCACACAATTCTGTCCTACGGAAACAGTATGACCCTCTCGACCTCCATCATGCCCACCACCTTCTTTCCACACAATTCTGTCCTACGGAAACTTATTGTTGCAGCAAGATCAGTATATATGTCAGGAGCACTTTCCACACAATTCTGTCCTACGGAAACATGAGCGTGAACGTGGAACTTTACCCCTCCAGCGCGGCCGTCTTTCCACACAATTCTGTCCTACGGAAACTCATGAGCGACCCTCCTTCTCTACAGGGGGCAGTTCTTCTTTCCACACAATTCTGTCCTACGGAAACACGACCTCAGGGACGGCCCCACCGAGGTAAACGAGCTCTTTCCACACAATTCTGTCCTACGGAAACTCCGCGAGGTCCGGGTCCATGCTGAGAAGGTGATTACTTTCCACACAATTCTGTCCTACGGAAACTTGACTTCTACTCGAACGTTTACAGGCAGAAGGTCATCTTTCCACACAATTCTGTCCTACGGAAACCCTTCACTTCCGGCGGAACTACGTCCCGAATTCTATCTTTCCACACAATTCTGTCCTACGGAAACTCCGGGACCGGGAACGTCGGCCCGTCCCTGGTCACACTTTCCACACAATTCTGTCCTACGGAAACGCTCCGGGAATTCCCCGGGTTCTCGATTTTAAGTTCTTTCTTCACCGCTATTTAAACCTTGTTCTAAAAACCCGTGTCACCGCATTCTATTTATAAAGCCGGCACAGGAATAGGGAAACGTCGAAAGGACTGCTTTCACCCGAAGAGAGCCTTACAATGATCCAAAAGCAAAAAGAAAAAATCGAAACCGCTTTCAGGAGTTTCAACGGGTTAAAACAAGAGCAGGGAAAATAAAACCCCGCGTTAAACCCGATTGACCATTCAAACTCCCATAAAAATGCCTTAAACCACACACAAACCCTCCAGAGCACTCAAAGCACGATTTAATTTTACACTCGCAAAACCCTTCGACGTCGTTCTCATCAAGAATCAAGAACGGATTTGGTGGGGCTCTTGGCGATAGATGGAGAGTTATGGGGTTGGATATAGGGAACAAGCAAGACTGAAAGCCAATCGGCGGTTCAAAGTGATTTAACAGCGTTTCAATCGGTTCGGTGCTACGTCCTTCGGGTGGTCTCTTTTCGTCTTTGGGGGTTGGGAAGAGGAGTCAATGGTGGGTTCGCTCAAAGAGGGCAGTTTCACGAGGCTTCTAAAAAAGTTAAGACGAAAAGGGGCTTTCCTTAAGCTTCTCGTTGACGAAGCGGACAAACTTTTCGATATCCTTACCAATAGTGTCCGGTTCGGGCTTCATGAGCACGTAGAACACGTTGGTCTTCGGAGTCAGCGAGACGTGTTTGACGTTGCGGGGATTGGAGAGGCTTTCGATGAGGGCCTTCAGGTTCTCCACGTCGCGCCTCTTCTCGTAGAGGGCCTCGTACTGCCTTCCGGCGACCTCGATTATCTCCCTCTGGAGGAGGTCCTCGTTCTCTATGCCCGGCCTCATTCTGTAGTATCCCTTCTGTATCAGATGGGCCTCCCTCCGTATGTCCGAAAACGGCTTGATGACGATGTACAGCTTGTCGTGCCGGCTCGTTATCAGTGCTATCGGGAAGTAGAGGAGGCTGTGCCTGGGCAGGAGCGTGAGGGTGAACTCCATCTTCCTGACGTTGCTCCTGTTGATTTTATACTCCGCGCGGAAGCCTATGTAACCGCCGAGCCACGTGTACAGCTCGTCCTCTGGCTTCACTACTTCCTTTATCGCTTTTATGTAGTGTTCCATCAGCAGGAGGTTGAGCTTCCTGCCCCTGTAGAACTGGAGGGCTGAAACGCCGGCTATTATAAATATAACTGCAAACAGCAGCTGATTGTCCATCTCAATCCTCCTCCAGGGGGTAGTATCTTTCCAGGGTTCGGGCATCGATTATCTCCAATCCGGGAACATCATCGAGGACATTGATGATATCCCTGACTATCCTCCTCCGGATCGGCCAGCTGAGGGCGTGCTGGAAGGGGCGGTGAAGCCCCTCTGCCAGGCGGAGGTAGATCCTTGTCCCGTCCTCGTCAGCAATAACAGCCTCGACGAGACCCAGGCTAACTATGTCCACGTCGGTTATTGGCTCCCTCACCCTTTTAAGCCTCTCGTGGAGCGCTTTAGCCTTCAACTATAATTCCCCCCAGTTCCCTGAGCCGCTCCAGCCCCCTGGGCTCCTCGGCGAATACCGGTATCTTCACCATCTCCACCCCGGGGAACTTCCGCCCGACCTCCCTTAGAACCATTTCCTGGGTTTCCAGCTTGGCCCTCAGCTCCGGGATCTCTCCTTTCAGCTCGAGAACCTTGTTCATAACTATCATGTTGAATGGCACGTGGAACTTCCTGAGGCTCTCCCTGGCTCTTTCGGTTTCATAGAGGGGAAGCATCTCCGGGTTCATCACCGCCACGACGCTCGTCTTTCTGGGGTTGGTTATCACACCCTCTACGAAGGCCACCTCCTCGCGGTACTTCTTTAGCTCCCTCATAACCGCGTCTTCTTCCTCCTTCGTTGGGAGCTTCACCCTCTCGTCCCCTACCACGAACTCCTGCTCCCCGTGAATGTTGGCTATCGCCGCGCGCCTCTCGAGTATTGCCTTCCTTATCTCGATGAGCTTGTCGGCCCAGATGAGTGATATCCTTGGCAGGGCCAGGACGCGGAGGGTTAATCCGGTCGGCGGGGTATCGAAGATTATCACGTCCCACTCGTCGCCTTTCACCAGTATCTCCCTCACCGCCTCCAGCGTGGCGTACTCCTCGATTCCCGGGGAGTAGCTCAGAACCTCGAAGTACTTCTCCAGGTTTATGACGGTGAGGTAGCGGTACGTGTGCTTCATGCTCTCCTCCAGGTGCTTGAGGTAGGTCTTTATCAGCTTCTCCATGTCAAGCTCCGCCGCGTAGAGGTTCTCGGCTATCTTCTTCGGTTTGTCCTTGAGCTTTACCATCAGCACGTCACCGAGGTTGTGGGCCGGGTCGAGCGACACTACCAGCGTCCGGTAGCCCCTCTCCGCGAGCGCCGTAGCGGCCGCCGCAGAACTGGTAGTTTTACCAACTCCGCCCTTACCTATGAAAAAGACGACGCGGTAGCCCTTTTTGGGCAGGAAGAACTCCCTCATGGGACCACCTCACGTGATTTCAAACATTCCGGCCAGCTCGCCGAGCACGTCGTCCATATCCACCGCCCTGCGCTGCATTACGTACAGCTCGCGCGTCATATGGGGGAGCACTCTTATCACGAGCGTCGTCGGCGGGCTGGGGATTCCAACGAAAGCCCCCATGAGCGTGAGCGCGAAGACGTTCTCAAGCTCTCTCAGCTCGAATTCGAGGTACTCGGTTGAGTTCTGTTTGAATGCCCCGAAAAAACCCTTTAAGAAGGCTCTAACGTTCTCCAGCGGGTCTTTTTCTTTGTCCTTCATTCTCACCACCTGAGAATCAAAAATAAGGAAAAGACGTCAGGCCGCGCTCGCGGCGTACTCCTCGCTCGGCCTCTTCCAGGCCACCCAGAAGTCCCAGGCGAGGAGCAGGTTGAGGAACAGGCTGACCACGAGCGCACCCTTGACGGCTATGAGGTACTGTCCGGTCATCGGGACGTAGATGAGGTACCAGATTATCGCCGCCGTCACGGTGATCCAGAGGAACAGCGCCGGAATAATCACCGCCCAGCTCCACTTGCCTGCCTGCTGAACCTTGGCTACCCACAGCGCTGCCGTCATCATGGCTATGCTCGCGAGCATCTGGTTCATCGCGCTGAACGCCGGCCAGATGACCTTGTAGCCGGCTCCCCAGGCGAGGTAGGTTCCAATGCCCGCTATTATTATCGAGGCCACCCACTTGTTGGTGAGGATCTTTGCGATTCCCTTGCTCGTGTCAGTGACCATGCTGAAAAGCTCCTGCCAGGCAAAGCGGCCGAGCCTCGTGGCCGTGTCGAGCGAGGTCAGCGTAAAGGCCGAAACCCACAGCGTCGCGAAGGTCTTTCCGAAGGTCTCGCTCACGCCGTAGAACTCGCTGACGGCCTTGGCGTAGCCTCCGAGGAAGGTTCCAAGGCCTCCCTTGGTTATGTACTCGGTGGCCCACTGCTCCGGCTGAAGTCCCGTGAGCTGGACTCCGTAGACGGCTATGGCGGTTATGACGATCGTTGAAAGGAACCCTTCAGTGAACATTCCGCCGTAGCCAACCATGAGGCCGTGTATCTCGTTGTCAAGCTGCTTGCTGGTGGTTCCAGAGCCGACGAGGGAGTGGAATCCGCTGAGCGAGCCACAGGCGATTATGAGAGGTATCGTTGGCCAGAAGGGCGATGCCACGGGAACACTACTACCTCCCTCTCCTATACCCGTGACCACGTAGGCACTCCAGGTGGTGTACGCTGGAGCAGTGAAGTCCTTGGCAAGGAAGATGAACGCTATTCCACCGAAGATGAGGCCGAACCAGAGGATATATGCGTTGAGATAGTCCCTGGGCTGGAGGAGTATCCACACCGGGAGCGAGGCCGCGATTATGATGTAAACCATGAGGATTATGTTCCAGTAGTGGTAGGCGGTCGTGTAGGCTGCGGAGGTTGTGTCGGTCTGGCCGTCCACGAAGACCAGCGGGTACTTGAGACCGATCCACACTGCTGCGATGAGGAGGACGATGCCTATTATCGTTGCCAGCTTGAAGTCCAGCCTGACCTTGTACATCAGGTAACCCAGTATCACCGCGACGAGCAGGAAGAGCAGCGTTGCGGTTGCCGCCTGGGGTGTCACGGTCAGGAGCTTGGCTGTTACCGCGACGAAAGCCGCGACGACCAGCAGCAGGGCGAACCAGATGTAGACCTCGAAGGCTACGCCCGTCTTCCTGCTCATGAGCCTTCCGGCTATCCACTGGACCGACTTGCCATCGTAGCGGACAGAGGACATCAGTGCGAGATAGTCGTGGACGGCACCGATGAAGACGTTTCCAAACCAGACCCACAGCAGTCCAGGCAGCCAACCCCATGCCATTGCAATTGCCGGACCAACTATGGGCCCTGCTCCCGCTATCGATGCAAAGTGGTGGCCGTAGAGGACCAGTGGGTGCGCTGGAACGTAGTCAACTCCGTCGTAGAGCCTGTGGGCAGGCGTCGGTCTGTTAGGGTCTGCCTTTACAACCTTGCTCTGAAGGCTCTTGCCATAGCTGAAGTACATGGCCAGGTATATTGCACCAGCCAGAAGAACTATTACAGCAGAGTTCATTGTTGCACCTCCATGTATATTCTGCACTGTGATGTACACTTCTGGAGTATAAATGCTTTTCGGCAAAAAACTGAAGGTATTCCGTTTTTGAACTAACCGTTAGAAATCACGTCCGGATTCCCAGTGAAAGTATTTTAAGAGGGTGATAGAAAGAAAAGAAGCTGGGAGAAGGCTTCATTCAAGCTCTATCAATGCCTGTCCGGTGTCGACGGTGTCGCCTTCCTTGACGAGGATTTTCTTGATCACTCCGTCCTTTGGAGCGGGAATCTCGTTCTCCATCTTCATTGCTTCCAGGACGACCAACCCCTGGCCGGTTTTGACTTTTTCGCCCTCCTTGACGAGTATCCTGAGAATCTTGCCTGGCATTGGGGCGGTGACAACACCCTCACCGGCGGGAGCCGGAGCGGAAACGGCTGGAGCCGGGGCTGGAGACGGCGAAGGAGCCGGCCCGGAAGCCTGAACACTGGAGGGGGCAGGAACCGAAACGCCGGTACCGGCCACCTGGGGCAGGTATCTGAGCGCGCTCAGGTCAACGCCCTCAACGCCGACCTCGAACTCGACGCCGTTCACGTAGAGCTTGAACCTCTGAACCGTCTTCGGGAGTCTCGGCTTTCTCCTGCCCTCCCTTCTGGCCCTGAAGAACTCAAGCGCCACCTGCGGGAAGAGGCAGTAGGTCAGAACGTCCTCCTCCCTCTCCAGGTAGCCGAGCTCCTCAAGCTTTCTCCTGCACTCCTCCAGCCCGGGCCTGAGCAGGCTTCCGGGCCTTTCGGTTATCGGCTCCTCGTCGCCGAGGACGCGCCTCCTGAGTTCGGGGTTTATCTCTCCCGGCGGTCTGCCGTAGAGGCCCCTTATGTAGTTCTTGACCTCCTCCGTTATCCTCTCGTACCTGCCGAAGAGGACGTTGAGAACCGCCTGCGTCCCGACTATCTGACTGGTCGGCGTCACCAGTGGCGGCCACCCGAGGTCCTCCCTGACGCGCGGAATCTCCTCGAGAACCCCCTGAAGCCGGTCTAGAGCTTTCATCTCCTTCAGCTGGGAGATTAGGTTGGAGTACATGCCCCCGGGGACCTGGTACTTGAGCACGTAGGGGTTCACCATCAGTGTCTCCTTGTGGAGCAGACCGGAGTACTTCTCTTCCAGCAGTTTCTTGAGGTAGCGCGAGACCTCGTGTATCAGATCCCTGTCAAGGTGACTCCCAACCGCTTCCGGCAGGGCGTGCCAGATGGTCTGTATGCCCGGCTGGGCCGTTCCGAAGGCGAGCGGGCTTATCGCGGTGTCTATGTAGTCCGCTCCAGCTTCGACTGCCTTGAGGTAGGTCGCGACCGCCATTCCAGTGGTCGAGTGGGTGTGGACATTGACGGGGACGCCATAGCGCTCTTTTATCTCCCTGACCAGTTCATAGGCCCTCCGGGGGGTGAGCAGGGCCGCCATGTCCTTGATCGTGATTACATCGACGTCGAGAGCCAAAAGCTCCTCGACCTTTCCCAGGTAATACTCGAGCGTGAAGATCTTTCCGGTGGTGTAAGCGATGGCCCCCTGAACCTCCGCCCCAACTTCCTTGGCCTTCCTTATCGCAACCTCCATGTTCCTGACGTCGTTGAGTGCATCAAAGACGCGGAAGATGTCTATCCCGTTCCTGTGGGCCAGCTCGACGAACTTCTCGACCACGTCATCTGGATAGTGCCTGTAACCCACGACGTTCTGGCCGCGGAGGAGCATCTGAAGCTTGGTCTTCCTGATGTGCTCCCTGAGGAGCCTCAACCGCTCCCAGGGGTCCTCGTTGAGGTAGCGTATGCAGACGTCAAAGGTAGCCCCTCCCCAGACCTCCATGGAGTAGAAGCCGATCCTGTCCATCTTCTCGGCTATCGCCAGCATATCGTCGGTGGTCATTCTCGTCGCTATGAGGGACTGGTGGGCGTCCCGGAAGGTGGTGTCTATGATTTCAACCCTGGCCATGTTGGTCACCCCTTCGGTTCCGTTGTGAGACGGTACAAAGCCCTGGCCTTAAAAGGATTGCGGCGAAAGGAGAAAAGAATATCGGCAAAAGTCGAAATAACTGAAATCAGAGAAGCCCCTCGGCTTTCGCCGCTTCCTCCGGGTCCTCGTTCCTGTGGACGACGCGGAGGAGGGCCTTTATAAATGGCTCCGGGTTCTCGCGCTGGAAGATGTTCCTGCCAACGACCGCTCCGGCGCCACCGGCCTCTATGACCTCCCAGACGAGGTTGAGGAAGTCCACGGGGTTCTCAGCCTTGGCCCCTCCGCTGAGGAGAACCGGAACGCCGGCGGCGGCATCAACGACCTTGGCAAAGCTCTCCCTCGAGCCGGTCCAGTAGGTCTTTATCATGTCTGCCCCGCTCTCGACGGCCGCCCTCGCGCCGTACATGACGACGCGGTAGTCCTCTTTCCTGCCGTACTTCTCGTTTATGTACGGTCCGCGCGGGTAGGCGAACTGGACGACCGGGAAGCCCAGGTCATGGGCGTAGCTCGCTATCTCGGCGAACTGGCGCATCATGACGTCTTCCTGTGGGGAACCCCAGTAAACGGTCGCCGCTACCGCATCGGCGCCCAGCTTTATCGCGTCCTCGACATAGCCGAGCTGGCTCTGGAGGAGCTGGTCGTCCTTCGGGCGGAGGTTTGTCTTGCTGGTGAGCTTGATCATCAGACCGACGTTGGGCTTAACCTCATCGCCCGCCATTCTCACGAGGCCCGGGAGCATCATGACGCCGTCGATTCCGGCCCTGACGACCTTCCTGAGGATTATCCGCGGGTTCACGTGCTCCCAGTGCTCCTCGAAGTCCGTCGGCCCGTGCTCAAAGCCGTGGTCCATCGCAAAGATAAGTGCCCTTCCGTCCCTCCGGAAGAAGCGCCTCATTCTCCTCCTGATGCCAACGCTCTGGTACGCGTCCATACTAATCACCGGGAGTGATATATTCTTTGAGGATTTAAGGTTTTTGGGCAAAGGTTGTTTAAGGAGTCCATGGAAATCGCTTTGGTGGTGGAAATGGAACGCATCATCGGAAGAAAGCTCATAATCCTGGACGAAGCAGGCTCCACCAATGAGTATGCGAAGCGAATTGCCCAGAATGTCCCGGAGGGAACGGTTGTCGTGGCGAAGCGGCAGACTGCTGGGAGGGGCAGGAAGGGGAGGAGATGGGAATCGCCCGAGGGCGGCCTGTGGCTCAGTGTCGTTCTCAAGCCTCCCAGAGTGGATCCGCGGCTCGTCTTCGTCGGTGCTCTAGCTGTTGTTGATACCCTCTCCAACTTCGGAATCCACTCCGGTGTAAAGTGGCCCAACGATGTCTGGGTCTCCGGGAGGAAGATAGCCGGAATCCTAGCTGAGGGAAAGGCTGGAGAATACGCGGTTCTGGGGATAGGGCTGAACGTGAACAACGATGTTCCTGAGGAGCTCGGGAAAATGGCGACCTCGATGAGGGAGATCCTTGGCCGCGAGGTTTCCCTGTCAGAGGTCTTCCACACCCTCGTTGGGAATCTCGATCACTGGTACGGACTCTTTCTCAATGGACGAGACGGTGAGATAGTATCCGCGCTGAAGGAGAGGAGCATTATCCTTGGGAAGGAAGTCAAGATAATCGACGATGAAACAGAACTCGTTGGCAGGGCTGTGGACATAGATGTGGACGGTGCGCTGGTTCTCGAAACGCCGGGGGGTAGAGTGCGGGTGCTTCACGGCGACGTTTCTCTCAGATTTCTCTAACTTCTCCACAATTTTTTGTCACTTCTCCAATTTTCTTTGGCAAAAGTTAATATAATGTCGCTATTGAAGCTATTTCGATGTCATTCTTGGAGGGGTGAAACCAATGGGAAGGGGTGCACTAAGAGCATATCTTGAAATCCCCGTGCTCCACAAGATCCTCGCTGGGCTCGTACTGGGTGTTATCTTTGGTATACTGCTCCCAGGGTATTCAGCAACCTTAAAACCGCTCGGAGACCTCTTTGTGAGACTCCTGAAGATGCTAGTGATGCCCATAATACTGTTCTCACTGGTAGTCGGCGCCGCCAGCATCAACCCAGCGCGGCTCGGAAGGGTTGGCGTCAAGATAATCTTCTACTACCTAGTGACCTCGGCCTTTGCGGTGTTCTTTGGACTGCTGATGGGCAACATCTTTAAACCTGGAACCGGGATACACCTTGGGACCGACGCTGGAAAGGCCATAGGGGCGGAGGCCCCGTCTCTCGTCCAGACACTCCTAAACATCGTCCCAACTAACCCCTTCGCAGCACTTTCAAGCGGCCAGGTCCTGCCCACTATATTCTTCGCCATAGTCTTTGGAATAGCTATCAGCTACCTCATGAACAGTGAAGATGAAAGGATCAGGAGCTCAGCCGAGACGCTTTTCAGAGCTATGGACGCCTCCGCCGAGGCGATGTACAAGATAGTCGCCGGCGTCATGCAGTACGCTCCAATAGGTGTCTTCGCCCTGATTTACTACGTCATCGGTCAGTTTGGCCCGAACGTCGCCGGACCGCTTGTCGAGGTCGTGGTAGCGGTTTACCTTGGTCTGATCCTCCAGATTCTCCTCGTCTACGGCGTCCTGCTCAAGGTCTTCGGCATCGACCCGCTTAAGTTCCTCAAGAAGGCCAAGGACGCCATGATTACTGCTTTTGTTACCCGGAGTTCCAGCGGAACGCTACCGGTTACGATGCGCGTTGCCGAGGAAGAGATGGGCGTTGGTAAGGGAATATTCTCCTTCACGCTGCCCCTCGGTGCGACGATAAACATGGACGGAACCGCGCTCTACCAGGGTGTCACCGTGCTCTTCGTTGCGAACGCAATAGGCCAGCCGCTGACGCTCGAGCAGCAGCTCGTGGTCGTCCTCACGGCGGTTCTGGCTTCGATAGGAACGGCCGGAGTTCCCGGCGCGGGAGCCATAATGCTCGCCATGGTTCTCCAGAGCGTCGGTCTCGACCTCACGGCCGGAAGTCCTGTTGCCCTGGCATATGCCATGATACTCGGAATCGACGCAATCCTTGACATGGGCAGGACGATGGTGAACGTCACCGGCGACCTGGCAGGAACGACCATTGTTGCCAAGACGGAAGGAGAACTGGACTCTTCCAAGTGGACGGGCTGAACTCTCTGTCCTCTCATTTTTCCCTGTGTTGGCTGGCTCTCTCTTCTGGCCTCTCTGGGATAAAGTTAAATACCCCAAGGTGGCGCTAACTACCAGCACAGGTAGAATGGAGGTAATGTGTAATGAAAAGAGTCCTTGCGGTCATTTTCGCCGCGATTCTCCTGGCGTCCTTCGTTGGCCCGGGCTTTGTTTCGGCCGAGGAGGTTCAGGTTTACAAGCAGGACTTCACCTTCAAGATAATCCTCCTGCCCAACGGCAGCGCCAACATAACCATGACCAGCGTCTGGCTGGGGCCGAAGGAGGAAATAGACAAGCAGATAGAGAGCATACTCAACGAGACCCAGAACGGCAACATGACGCTAGAGGAAGCCATAAAGAAGTTCGAGCAGGAGCAGCTCGCCAGGTACATTCAGGGCCTCACCCAGGCCGGGGTCAAGCTTGTGAACGAGAGCATGAAGTCCTACGGCATAGAGGAGGGCAACAACATAACCCTCGTCTTCAACACGATAGCCCTGGACTACGCCAGGTACTACTCCTACGACCACTACTGGGAGCTCTGGGTGGACCCCACGAGGGGCTACGGCTCGATGATGGTTCCCGACACCGGCTTCCCCTTCGGCATAGAGGCCAACAACACGTTCATAGTTGTCCTCCCGCCCAATGCGACTCTGCTTAGCTATCCCAAGCCCTTCGTCAAGCAGTACAACCAGAGCCGCTTTGAAGTCGAGTCGAGTGCCGATGGAAACACCGTCGTCGTGCGCTCCTACATCTACCTCGAGCCCTGGCTAACCCCCGACGGCTACAAGGCGCTCTTTGGTGACTACAATGACTATTACATTCGCTACAAGACCCCCTACGAGGGAGTCGAGCACTACGAGAAGAGCATAACCAACGAGTACGTCACCCTCGACATCTACGCCAACGGCACCGTGAGGCTTCACATGAAGGACGAGTACGTTGAACCCCTCAGGGACGTCATCGCCAGGAAGGCGGAGATAGTCTCCTACGGCGTCCAGAACGTGACGGAGTACATACTGAGGACCTACTCCCTGGCCCTCGGCTACCAGGGTGCCATAGTGGACGGGGGCAAGGTCACCATTCTCGGGCTCAACGAGACCACGGCGCCCCTCGTCATCGACGCCGAGTACACCCTTAGGAACTTCACCCGGTACGAGAACGGCTCCTACGTCTACACCTTCGACCCCACCCTCGGAATGGCCGATAGCCTGACTTCAAGGAGCGAGTACGAGGTGAACAACACCCTCTACCTCACCCTCAACCTCTCGGACGGCGGCGACTTCCTGGAGATACCCTCCAACATAAGCCGCGAGCTGAAGGGCAATCGCTTTACCATGACCGTGGTTAGGGAAGGCAACACCCTAAAAATCACCTCGAACGTTTACATACGCTACGGCGCCCAGCCGGAGGACGTTAAGGCCCTCCTCGCCAACTACACCAGCGCCACCGTAAGGTACACCCTGCCGGCCGAAGGGGCGAACGGAGGAATGAGTGACACACAGAAGATGGTCGCAGCCATAGCCGCGGTGCTCATCATAGCCCTGGCGATAGCCTTCTGGAAGAAGCGCTGAGCTTTCTTTTCTCCCATTTCCTTCCCCGTTTCGATACCCATTTAAAGGAGCGCTCCCACTTTTATGTGGTGGTCTCAATGACGAGGAAGCTCTACTACGAGGACGCCTACCTGAGGGAGGCCAGTGCCAAGGTTCTGGAAGTGAGGGACAACGCCCTCCTCCTTGACCAGACCATCTTCTACCCGACCGGCGGCGGCCAGCCCCACGACAGGGGGACGATAAACGGCGTTGATGTTCTCGATGTCTACAAGGACGATGCAGGCAACGTCTGGCACGTGGTGGCTGAACCCGAGAGGTTCAAGCCTAACGATGAGGTCGAGCTGAAGATAGACTGGGACTACAGGTACAGGCTCATGAGGATACACACGGCCATGCACCTGCTGGAGCACGTGCTGAACCTCGTTCTGCCGGGCGAGTGGAAGCTCTACGGAAGCGGAATGAGCGTCGAGAAGGGCAGATACGACATACTTTACCCCGAGAACGTGAACCAGTGGAAGGAGCAGATTATAGAGACCTTCAACCGGCTCGTCGACGAGGGCGGAGAGATGAGGATATGGTGGGAAGGGGAAACGCGCTACACCCAGATAAGGGACTTCGAAATCATTCCCTGCGGTGGGACGCACGTGAGGGACATAAGGGAGATAGGCCACCTCAAGAAGTTCAAGCGCTCCAGCCTGGGAAAGGGG
This Thermococcus cleftensis DNA region includes the following protein-coding sequences:
- a CDS encoding ArsA family ATPase, whose translation is MREFFLPKKGYRVVFFIGKGGVGKTTSSAAAATALAERGYRTLVVSLDPAHNLGDVLMVKLKDKPKKIAENLYAAELDMEKLIKTYLKHLEESMKHTYRYLTVINLEKYFEVLSYSPGIEEYATLEAVREILVKGDEWDVIIFDTPPTGLTLRVLALPRISLIWADKLIEIRKAILERRAAIANIHGEQEFVVGDERVKLPTKEEEDAVMRELKKYREEVAFVEGVITNPRKTSVVAVMNPEMLPLYETERARESLRKFHVPFNMIVMNKVLELKGEIPELRAKLETQEMVLREVGRKFPGVEMVKIPVFAEEPRGLERLRELGGIIVEG
- a CDS encoding carbon starvation CstA family protein, whose product is MNSAVIVLLAGAIYLAMYFSYGKSLQSKVVKADPNRPTPAHRLYDGVDYVPAHPLVLYGHHFASIAGAGPIVGPAIAMAWGWLPGLLWVWFGNVFIGAVHDYLALMSSVRYDGKSVQWIAGRLMSRKTGVAFEVYIWFALLLVVAAFVAVTAKLLTVTPQAATATLLFLLVAVILGYLMYKVRLDFKLATIIGIVLLIAAVWIGLKYPLVFVDGQTDTTSAAYTTAYHYWNIILMVYIIIAASLPVWILLQPRDYLNAYILWFGLIFGGIAFIFLAKDFTAPAYTTWSAYVVTGIGEGGSSVPVASPFWPTIPLIIACGSLSGFHSLVGSGTTSKQLDNEIHGLMVGYGGMFTEGFLSTIVITAIAVYGVQLTGLQPEQWATEYITKGGLGTFLGGYAKAVSEFYGVSETFGKTFATLWVSAFTLTSLDTATRLGRFAWQELFSMVTDTSKGIAKILTNKWVASIIIAGIGTYLAWGAGYKVIWPAFSAMNQMLASIAMMTAALWVAKVQQAGKWSWAVIIPALFLWITVTAAIIWYLIYVPMTGQYLIAVKGALVVSLFLNLLLAWDFWVAWKRPSEEYAASAA
- a CDS encoding pyruvate/oxaloacetate carboxyltransferase encodes the protein MARVEIIDTTFRDAHQSLIATRMTTDDMLAIAEKMDRIGFYSMEVWGGATFDVCIRYLNEDPWERLRLLREHIRKTKLQMLLRGQNVVGYRHYPDDVVEKFVELAHRNGIDIFRVFDALNDVRNMEVAIRKAKEVGAEVQGAIAYTTGKIFTLEYYLGKVEELLALDVDVITIKDMAALLTPRRAYELVREIKERYGVPVNVHTHSTTGMAVATYLKAVEAGADYIDTAISPLAFGTAQPGIQTIWHALPEAVGSHLDRDLIHEVSRYLKKLLEEKYSGLLHKETLMVNPYVLKYQVPGGMYSNLISQLKEMKALDRLQGVLEEIPRVREDLGWPPLVTPTSQIVGTQAVLNVLFGRYERITEEVKNYIRGLYGRPPGEINPELRRRVLGDEEPITERPGSLLRPGLEECRRKLEELGYLEREEDVLTYCLFPQVALEFFRARREGRRKPRLPKTVQRFKLYVNGVEFEVGVEGVDLSALRYLPQVAGTGVSVPAPSSVQASGPAPSPSPAPAPAVSAPAPAGEGVVTAPMPGKILRILVKEGEKVKTGQGLVVLEAMKMENEIPAPKDGVIKKILVKEGDTVDTGQALIELE
- the fba gene encoding class I fructose-bisphosphate aldolase produces the protein MDAYQSVGIRRRMRRFFRRDGRALIFAMDHGFEHGPTDFEEHWEHVNPRIILRKVVRAGIDGVMMLPGLVRMAGDEVKPNVGLMIKLTSKTNLRPKDDQLLQSQLGYVEDAIKLGADAVAATVYWGSPQEDVMMRQFAEIASYAHDLGFPVVQFAYPRGPYINEKYGRKEDYRVVMYGARAAVESGADMIKTYWTGSRESFAKVVDAAAGVPVLLSGGAKAENPVDFLNLVWEVIEAGGAGAVVGRNIFQRENPEPFIKALLRVVHRNEDPEEAAKAEGLL
- a CDS encoding biotin--[acetyl-CoA-carboxylase] ligase, giving the protein MERIIGRKLIILDEAGSTNEYAKRIAQNVPEGTVVVAKRQTAGRGRKGRRWESPEGGLWLSVVLKPPRVDPRLVFVGALAVVDTLSNFGIHSGVKWPNDVWVSGRKIAGILAEGKAGEYAVLGIGLNVNNDVPEELGKMATSMREILGREVSLSEVFHTLVGNLDHWYGLFLNGRDGEIVSALKERSIILGKEVKIIDDETELVGRAVDIDVDGALVLETPGGRVRVLHGDVSLRFL
- a CDS encoding dicarboxylate/amino acid:cation symporter, translating into MGRGALRAYLEIPVLHKILAGLVLGVIFGILLPGYSATLKPLGDLFVRLLKMLVMPIILFSLVVGAASINPARLGRVGVKIIFYYLVTSAFAVFFGLLMGNIFKPGTGIHLGTDAGKAIGAEAPSLVQTLLNIVPTNPFAALSSGQVLPTIFFAIVFGIAISYLMNSEDERIRSSAETLFRAMDASAEAMYKIVAGVMQYAPIGVFALIYYVIGQFGPNVAGPLVEVVVAVYLGLILQILLVYGVLLKVFGIDPLKFLKKAKDAMITAFVTRSSSGTLPVTMRVAEEEMGVGKGIFSFTLPLGATINMDGTALYQGVTVLFVANAIGQPLTLEQQLVVVLTAVLASIGTAGVPGAGAIMLAMVLQSVGLDLTAGSPVALAYAMILGIDAILDMGRTMVNVTGDLAGTTIVAKTEGELDSSKWTG